The Rhododendron vialii isolate Sample 1 chromosome 8a, ASM3025357v1 genome has a window encoding:
- the LOC131336698 gene encoding uncharacterized protein LOC131336698: MRLKIRHATRRSDEERDDHFNPTNLDYIFDEDDPLAEWLQEEEHAILDDVDNSEWLDTGDTQNPQNVDLSENSSSGGRGLSPSGSGSGDDDGPNGWETQDNIVNRTTYHEEDGGIRDSTQQRRHSVSSDDGGLNRIRRSRPISDIYTNPNLRDQFGQLEVGQDHGRAHHWQQRPIYPYYPPQEQQSYFNQPEPPFMGIGYPHRSHQHSYSGSSSYGSNPTVREPSTHGYSQQQSDSSGTTNNFEHCNFTNNFYGYVFGAAGQNSHGDDQFNEEYVDPAVPPRHSFWH; encoded by the coding sequence ATGAGGCTAAAGATTAGGCATGCGACTAGAAGAAGTgatgaggagagagatgatCATTTTAATCCCACTAATCTTGATTACATCTTTGACGAGGATGATCCATTAGCTGAATGGTTGCAAGAGGAAGAGCACGCAATATTGGATGATGTAGACAATTCAGAATGGTTGGATACAGGTGATACGCAGAATCCCCAAAATGTAGACCTATCTGAAAACAGTTCAAGTGGAGGTCGTGGTTTGAGTCCATCTGGTAGTGGCAGTGGGGATGATGATGGTCCTAATGGTTGGGAAACACAAGATAATATAGTGAATCGCACTACTtatcatgaggaggatggtgGAATTAGGGATTCTACACAACAACGACGACACTCTGTATCATCTGATGATGGAGGATTGAATAGGATTAGACGTTCACGTCCTATTAGTGACATTTATACTAATCCTAATCTCAGAGACCAATTTGGACAGCTTGAAGTTGGGCAAGATCATGGGAGAGCACATCATTGGCAGCAAAGACCCATATATCCATATTATCCCCCTCAAGAACAGCAATCTTATTTTAATCAACCAGAACCACCATTTATGGGGATAGGATATCCACATCGATCTCACCAGCATTCATACAGTGGGAGCTCTTCATATGGTAGTAATCCTACGGTCAGAGAACCATCAACACATGGGTATTCACAACAACAATCCGATAGTAGCGGCACCACCAATAATTTTGAGCACTGTAATTTCACCAACAACTTCTACGGATACGTATTTGGAGCTGCTGGGCAAAATAGTCATGGTGATGATCAATTTAATGAGGAATATGTAGATCCTGCGGTACCTCCACGTCATTCATTCTGGCATTGA